The DNA sequence GACAAGGGTTCTAGAAGGAAAAAAAAGAGATTGTGCTAGACTTATCACTATTGTAGAAAATGAACAGTTAGGATATGAAGATTACTTAAAAAGTATTTATAAACATACTGGAAGAGCTTATGTTATAGGTATAACAGGTCCTCCAGGTGCTGGAAAATCTACTCTAACTGATAAGTTAGTAAAATTAATTAGAAAGCAAGATAAAAAAGTAGGTATTATAGCTATAGATCCAACAAGTCCATTTACAAAAGGAGCTATTCTTGGAGATAGAATAAGGATGAATGATTTAAATACAGACAAGGGTGTATTTATAAGATCTATGGGCACTAGAGGAAGCTTAGGTGGACTTTCAAATGCAACTCAAGCAGCTATAAAAGTACTTGATGTATATGGATGTGATTACATATTTATAGAAACTGTAGGTGTTGGACAATCAGAAATTGATATTGTTAAAACAGCCGATACAACTTTAATGGTAATGGTACCAGGACTTGGAGATGATATACAAGCTATAAAAGCGGGAGTCATGGAGATTGCAGATGTATTTGCTATAAATAAAGCTGATAAAGATGGAGCTAAGAGAACTTCATTAGAAATTGAAATGATGTTAGACTTTAAAAAAGATTGGGAGTTTAGACCACCGGTAAGTTTAGTTACTGCAGAAAATGGAGATGGAATAGAAAAAGTATATGAAAATATTTTAAAGCATAGAGATTTTTTAATAGATACAAATAAATTAAACTCTAAAAGATTAGAAAGAAATAGAATTGAAGTTAAAGAACTAGTTCAAAGAAAAGTATCAAAACTAGTAAAAGATTTAGAATATACTGATGAAATTGAACAACTATTAGGAAAAACTATAACTAAAGAATCAGATCCATATTCTATAAGCAATATGATTTTTGAAAAGGTTACTAAAATTTAGTTTGTTTTATTAGGGGGAAGTAGAATGAATATATTAAGAGTAGATCATGTAGGTATAGCGGTAAATAATTTAGAAGAAACTTTAAAGTTTTATGAAGATGTTTTAGGTCTTAAATGCGAAGGTACGGAGATTGTTGAAGATCAAAAGGTTAAGGTAGCATTTTTACCTGTAGGAGATACGGAGTTAGAGTTATTAGAATCAACTTGTGAAGATGGACCAATAGCAAAATTCATAGCTAAAAATGGTGGACGTGGAGGAATACAACATGTTGCAGTAAGAGTTGACGATATAGAAAAAGCAATAGAAGAAGTTAAAGAAAAAGGATATAAAATGATAGATGAAAAACCAAGATATGGAGCAGGGAATGCAAAGATAGCCTTTTGTCATCCAAAGGGCACTGATGGAGTATTATTAGAATTAAGTGAGAGAAAATAACTGCTAAATAAAATCTTTGGGGGGTGATTTTATGTCACAAGAAAAATTAAATTTACTTTATGAAAAAAGACGTAAAGTAGAAGAAGGCGGCGGACAAAAAAGAATCGATAAACAACATACATCAGGAAAATTAACAGCAAGAGAAAGATTAAACAAATTATTTGATGAAAACACTTTTGTAGAGTTAGATGCTTTTGTAAAACACAGATGTACAAACTTTGGAATGGAAAAACAAGATATACCCGGTGAAGGTGTAGTTACAGGATATGGAAAAGTTGATGGAAGATTAGTATGTGCATTTGCTCAGGATTTTACTGTGTTAGGAGGATCACTTGGAGAAATGCATGCTAAAAAAATAGGCAAAGTTATGGATATGGCATTAAAACTAGGCACACCTGTTATAGGTCTTAACGATTCTGGAGGAGCAAGAATTCAAGAAGCTGTAGATGCTTTGGCTGGATATGGAGAAATTTTTTATAAAAATACAATTGCATCAGGAGTAGTTCCACAAATATCAGCCATAATGGGACCTTGTGCAGGGGGAGCTGTATACTCTCCAGCACTTACAGATTTTATATATATGGTAGATCAAACTAGTCAAATGTTTATAACTGGACCTCAAGTTATAAAAACTGTAACAGGAGAAGAAGTTACATCAGAAGAATTAGGTGGAGCTTCAACTCACAATACAACCTCAGGAGTAGCTCATTTTATAGCTTTAAATGATGAAGATTGTATAGTACAGATAAGAAAATTATTATCATTTTTACCATCAAATAATTCTGAAAAAGCACCAATACTAGATTGTGAAGATGACCCAAATAGAAAAAATGAAACTTTAAATAGTATAATTCCAGAGGCTTCAAACAAGCCATATGACATGAAAGAAATAATATATGAAATAGTAGATAATAGTGATTTTTATGAAGTACAACCATTTTTTGCTCAAAATATTATAACAGGTTTTGCTAGAATAAATGGGGAAAGCATAGGAATAATTGCAAATCAACCTAAAGTAATGGGTGGATCATTAGATATAAATGCTTCAGATAAATCATCTAGATTCATAAGAACTTGCGATGCTTTTAATATACCTATACTTAGTTTAGTTGATGTTCCAGGATTCTTACCAGGTACTTCTCAAGAATATGGAGGGATTATAAGACATGGAGCTAAAATGCTTTATGCATATAGCGAAGCAACTGTACCTAAGATAACGTTGATAACAAGAAAAGCATATGGAGGTTCTTACCTTGCTATGTGTTCAAAAGACTTAGGGGCAGATATGGTATTAGCATGGCCAACTGCAGAAGTAGCAGTTATGGGACCAAGTGGTGCAGCTAATATAATATTTAAAAACGACATAAAAAATGCTAAAGATCCTAAAAAGATGAGAGAGTTAAAGATAAAAGAGTATACAGATGAATTTGCAACTCCATATAAAGCAGCTGAAAGAGGATATATAGATGATGTGATAGAGCCATCATTATCTAGAATAAGAATAGCAGACGCAATAGATACATTAGCATCAAAGCGTGATGATAGACCACCTAAAAAGCATGGAAATATACCTTTATAGGAAGGTGAATAAATATGAATATTAGCCAATTACTAGAAGCATTAAAAGACCCTTCATCAGTACTTTCAACAGGGGAAAAGTTATTAGGAGGAATTAGTGTAGCGCTACTTTCTATGGGAGTTGTTTTTATAATTTTAGTTATTATAGCATTAATAATAACTATACTTCAAAAAGATAGAAGTAGTAAAACTAAATTAGCTATAGTAAAAAATGAAGATGATGAAAATAAATCAAATGAGGATGATTTTAAAGAGCTAGTAGCAGTAATAACTGCTTCTATAGCAGCATCAACTGGAAACTCTACTAATAATATAATCGTTAGAAAAATTCAAAGAAGTAATAACAATAAATCAAGTTGGGAGAGAATGTCACAAAATACTATCAAGTAAGTAAAACAGGGGGTAATTTACTATGATAAAAAAATATAATATAACTGTTAATGGAAATACATATGAAGTAGAAGTGGAAGAATTAGGATCAGAAGTACAAAATCAAAGACCTAAAGCTACACAACAATCACCACAGCCAAAACCTCAAGTAGCTCAAAAACCAAAACAAAATAATCAAGGATTAAATAATTCAGGTGGAAATGTTTGTGCACCTATGCCAGGAACTATAAATGATGTACGTGTAAAAACTGGAGATAGTGTAAAAAAAGGTCAAGTATTACTTATACTTGAAGCTATGAAAATGGAAAATGAAATAATATCAAACTCTGATGGTACAGTTAAATCTGTTAACGTATCAAAAGGAGCATCAGTAAGTGCAGGAGATCTTTTAATAACTATAGGTTAAATTAGAAAATTTTAGAAGGGGGATTTACCCATGGGAGAAGTTATAAATAATTTTATTCAATCAATGGGTATTGTTAATATAGATTGGCGACAAATAGTTATGATTTTAATCGCCTGTATATTACTATATTTAGCAATAGCAAAAGGATTCGAACCTTTATTACTAGTGCCTATAGCTTTTGGTATGTTGCTTACTAATCTTCCATTAGCAGGGGCTATGAACACACCAATATCATCTATAAGTGATCTTTCATTGACACCTGATTCAATTAATGGAACAATTTCAACCAAAACTCCAGGAGGCTTACTATATTACTTATATCAAGGTTGTAAACTAGGTATATTTCCTCCACTAATATTTTTAGGAGTTGGAGCTATGACTGATTTTGGGCCTATGATATCTAATCCAAAGAGTATATTATTAGGAGCAGCAGCACAATTTGGAATATTTTTTACATTTATTGGGGCATTAGTTTTAGGCTTTACAGGTCTGGAGGCATCATCTATAGGAATCATAGGTGGAGCAGATGGGCCAACAGCGATATTTTTAACTACAAAATTAGCACCACATTTACTAGCACCTATAGCTGTTGCAGCTTATTCATACATGGCACTAGTACCTATTATTCAACCTCCTATAATGAGGGCATTAACTACTAAGGATGAAAGAAGTATAGTTATGGCTCAATCAAAGCCTGTATCTAAAAAAGTAAAAATTATTTTCCCAATAGTAGTAACAATAGTAGTATCATTACTGCTTCCGTCAGCAGCTACACTAATAGGGTTACTTATGTTTGGAAATTTACTTAAAGAATGTACAGTTACAGACAGACTATCAGATACTGCAACTAATGCACTTATGAATATAGTTACAATATTTTTAGGATTATCCGTTGGGGCTTCAGCAGAAGCTGAAATATTTTTAAGTATGCAGACTATAAAAATATTTGCACTTGGAATTGTTGCATTTAGTATAGGAACAGGGACAGGAGTATTATTTGCAAAATTGATGAATAAATTTACAAAAGTAAAAATTAACCCACTTATAGGAGGAGCAGGAGTGTCTGCAGTTCCTATGGCAGCTAGAGTAGCGCATAAAGTTGCACAAGAAGAAAACCCAGGAAACTTTTTACTTATGTACGCTATGGGACCAAATGTTGCTGGAGTAATAGGTTCAGCCGTTGCAGCAGGAATACTTTTAAGTTTATTTGGATAAACAAAAAGGATATGATAAAATCATATCCTTTTTTATTAGAAATTATATTAGATTAATAAGGTAAAAATATATTATTAAATTAAAAAATATTGCTACTGGAACACCGAGCGTAAATTTTATATGTTTTGTTTTATGCCTAAAAAAGTACATTCCAAGATAGGTTCCAAAAGACCCGCCTAAGAACGATAAAGCCATTAAATTAATTTCTGGGATTCTCCATTCTTTTTTTATAGCTCTTTGTTTATCTATGTACATAAGAAAAAAAGTAATCGAAGACATTATTAAAAAATAAATAAATAAATAACTCATAATTAACCTCCTTAAATCTATAAACATTATTATATTATAGTTATATAAAAAATGAAAATGAACTAGAAAATTAATTTTCTAGTTCATTTTCATTTTCAGGGAAATTAGTATTATTGAATATATGGGAATTATTTAATTCTTGAGGATTATTTAAATTGTTACCTAAAATAATATCAACTTTATTTAAAAGATCTTCACCTGTAGCATAGGTAGTATTTTGCCTAATAGATTTATTTGATGTTAATAGAAAAAACATAAATAGCCTCCTAAAAATTTACTTAATAAGAGGATGAACCTATATCAAATTAATTATACAAAAACTTACTAAATCAAAATAAATTCAAGTGTATAAAAGTGCAAAATGTAAGTATAAATTTACAAATACATAAAATAAATGAATATATATAATATTAGTATAAAGTTTTATTAGGGGGGATATATTTGGAAACTGTATCAAAAAAGATGTTAGGAATAGATATAGAAAGATTAGAAAATTGTAAAGGATTAAACACTGCAAAAGAAATAATTCAACAACCATCCATATGGAAAGAAGCTGGAGATAGATTATATAAAAATAAGGATAGCATAAATTTATTTATTGATACATTTTTAAAAAAAGAAAACAGTAGAATTATATTAACTGGGGCAGGAACATCAGCTTTTGCAGGAGAAACTTGCGAGCCTTACTTAAGCAAATTATTATCTAAAAAAGTAGAGGCAATAGCTACTACAGATTTAGTTGCAAGTCCTAAAAATTATTTTATTAAGGATGTTCCAACTTTGCTAATATCATTTGCAAGGTCAGGAAACTCACCAGAAAGTGTTCATGCTGTTAAGTTAGCAAGTCAAATTGTTGATGAACTATATCAAATAGTAATAACTTGCAATGAAAATGGGAAACTAGCAAAAAATACGTCAAAGGATGAAAAAAGTTTATTATTACT is a window from the Paraclostridium sordellii genome containing:
- the meaB gene encoding methylmalonyl Co-A mutase-associated GTPase MeaB yields the protein MKDIVTRVLEGKKRDCARLITIVENEQLGYEDYLKSIYKHTGRAYVIGITGPPGAGKSTLTDKLVKLIRKQDKKVGIIAIDPTSPFTKGAILGDRIRMNDLNTDKGVFIRSMGTRGSLGGLSNATQAAIKVLDVYGCDYIFIETVGVGQSEIDIVKTADTTLMVMVPGLGDDIQAIKAGVMEIADVFAINKADKDGAKRTSLEIEMMLDFKKDWEFRPPVSLVTAENGDGIEKVYENILKHRDFLIDTNKLNSKRLERNRIEVKELVQRKVSKLVKDLEYTDEIEQLLGKTITKESDPYSISNMIFEKVTKI
- the mce gene encoding methylmalonyl-CoA epimerase, whose translation is MNILRVDHVGIAVNNLEETLKFYEDVLGLKCEGTEIVEDQKVKVAFLPVGDTELELLESTCEDGPIAKFIAKNGGRGGIQHVAVRVDDIEKAIEEVKEKGYKMIDEKPRYGAGNAKIAFCHPKGTDGVLLELSERK
- the mmdA gene encoding methylmalonyl-CoA decarboxylase subunit alpha, encoding MSQEKLNLLYEKRRKVEEGGGQKRIDKQHTSGKLTARERLNKLFDENTFVELDAFVKHRCTNFGMEKQDIPGEGVVTGYGKVDGRLVCAFAQDFTVLGGSLGEMHAKKIGKVMDMALKLGTPVIGLNDSGGARIQEAVDALAGYGEIFYKNTIASGVVPQISAIMGPCAGGAVYSPALTDFIYMVDQTSQMFITGPQVIKTVTGEEVTSEELGGASTHNTTSGVAHFIALNDEDCIVQIRKLLSFLPSNNSEKAPILDCEDDPNRKNETLNSIIPEASNKPYDMKEIIYEIVDNSDFYEVQPFFAQNIITGFARINGESIGIIANQPKVMGGSLDINASDKSSRFIRTCDAFNIPILSLVDVPGFLPGTSQEYGGIIRHGAKMLYAYSEATVPKITLITRKAYGGSYLAMCSKDLGADMVLAWPTAEVAVMGPSGAANIIFKNDIKNAKDPKKMRELKIKEYTDEFATPYKAAERGYIDDVIEPSLSRIRIADAIDTLASKRDDRPPKKHGNIPL
- a CDS encoding OadG family protein, whose protein sequence is MNISQLLEALKDPSSVLSTGEKLLGGISVALLSMGVVFIILVIIALIITILQKDRSSKTKLAIVKNEDDENKSNEDDFKELVAVITASIAASTGNSTNNIIVRKIQRSNNNKSSWERMSQNTIK
- a CDS encoding biotin/lipoyl-containing protein → MIKKYNITVNGNTYEVEVEELGSEVQNQRPKATQQSPQPKPQVAQKPKQNNQGLNNSGGNVCAPMPGTINDVRVKTGDSVKKGQVLLILEAMKMENEIISNSDGTVKSVNVSKGASVSAGDLLITIG
- a CDS encoding sodium ion-translocating decarboxylase subunit beta, encoding MGEVINNFIQSMGIVNIDWRQIVMILIACILLYLAIAKGFEPLLLVPIAFGMLLTNLPLAGAMNTPISSISDLSLTPDSINGTISTKTPGGLLYYLYQGCKLGIFPPLIFLGVGAMTDFGPMISNPKSILLGAAAQFGIFFTFIGALVLGFTGLEASSIGIIGGADGPTAIFLTTKLAPHLLAPIAVAAYSYMALVPIIQPPIMRALTTKDERSIVMAQSKPVSKKVKIIFPIVVTIVVSLLLPSAATLIGLLMFGNLLKECTVTDRLSDTATNALMNIVTIFLGLSVGASAEAEIFLSMQTIKIFALGIVAFSIGTGTGVLFAKLMNKFTKVKINPLIGGAGVSAVPMAARVAHKVAQEENPGNFLLMYAMGPNVAGVIGSAVAAGILLSLFG
- a CDS encoding DUF1294 domain-containing protein — its product is MSYLFIYFLIMSSITFFLMYIDKQRAIKKEWRIPEINLMALSFLGGSFGTYLGMYFFRHKTKHIKFTLGVPVAIFFNLIIYFYLINLI